TCCAGACACCGTCACCGCCGGGTGCGACGCGCACCTTAATACTTTCCCCGTTATCGCGAAAATCAATCACCTCAACATTGGGCCTTTGAGTATTTGGTCCTTTAATAATTCGATCGCTGCACTCCCCCGCTTTGAGGTGCACGGCGGGCGGGGCTTTCGACGTCGGGTCGCGTTCGAGTGTTCCTCCGTCGAGCACGCGCTGGCCGACCAGCTTGTCATTTGCATCATACTCTGTTACACCCCACAGCGTCGGGTGATTCAGCATCTCAGCCTCGTAGACCCGAATAAGGCTACCGCCATCGCTGCGGTAGACGGTTTGGTACCAGCGGGGGCCTGAGCGCTGCGCAGAGATCAGCAGCTTCTTCGCTACAAGCAGCGAAGGGTTGCCTATAGTCGTTTTGAACTGCACCAGCTTGTGGCCAATCTTGTCATAAAGAAAAAGTCTGTAGAAGAGATTGACTCCGCCATAACCGACGCCTTCGAGAATGCCCACGTCAGTTGTGCCGTCAAAATTGAAATCGGCGAAAACCACTTCATCGGTTGCAGGCTCCATTTCAGCCCGATCGAATGCACCGAGGTCTTGTGCCGCGCCGCCATTCATTTTCGCCACGACCCTGCCATTGACAACACTCAGCCTCACCT
The sequence above is a segment of the Turneriella parva DSM 21527 genome. Coding sequences within it:
- a CDS encoding XAC2610-related protein, with product MNILFMRIFTVLLLVAPALHFADATRVTAKRLPAVFFPVKNLEVRLSVVNGRVVAKMNGGAAQDLGAFDRAEMEPATDEVVFADFNFDGTTDVGILEGVGYGGVNLFYRLFLYDKIGHKLVQFKTTIGNPSLLVAKKLLISAQRSGPRWYQTVYRSDGGSLIRVYEAEMLNHPTLWGVTEYDANDKLVGQRVLDGGTLERDPTSKAPPAVHLKAGECSDRIIKGPNTQRPNVEVIDFRDNGESIKVRVAPGGDGVWISAECLAEEQ